One region of Salinirubrum litoreum genomic DNA includes:
- a CDS encoding glycosyltransferase family 2 protein, with protein sequence MPLVSALIPTYDRAEFVAGAVESALAQTHPDVEVVVCDDGSTDETSEVLAQFAADDRVRVVHHETNRGVAAANNTAAAAATGDFYCILGDDDRWHPEKVERQLARFADAPDDCGLVYTGGVLASDERVTREYTPNQRGDVYPDILRRFDLHPHSSHMLRREAFESIGGFDESMPRGVDWEFTIRLAREWTVEYVDDCLTRRTFHEGNLSESPDQSFVHRLIWERHGDEIRQHPGIERGFRQDFDRMLLLRALKDGEWSRATRYGLRALRRQQDRRALLMFGLGVAGPLGYRVAAPLRRTAVDRATAFDYPDWATVAAIAPESASEPEYAAAN encoded by the coding sequence ATGCCGCTCGTCAGTGCTCTCATCCCGACGTACGACCGTGCCGAGTTCGTCGCCGGCGCGGTCGAGTCCGCCCTCGCACAGACCCACCCCGACGTGGAGGTCGTCGTCTGCGACGACGGGTCGACCGACGAGACGAGCGAGGTGCTCGCGCAGTTCGCCGCCGACGACCGCGTTCGCGTGGTACACCACGAGACGAACCGGGGTGTCGCGGCCGCGAACAACACCGCCGCCGCCGCCGCGACCGGCGACTTCTACTGCATCCTCGGCGACGACGACCGCTGGCACCCCGAGAAGGTCGAACGGCAACTCGCCCGCTTCGCCGACGCGCCCGACGACTGCGGCCTGGTCTACACCGGCGGCGTGCTGGCGAGCGACGAGCGCGTCACCCGCGAGTACACGCCGAACCAGCGCGGCGACGTCTACCCCGACATCCTGCGCCGGTTCGACCTCCACCCACACTCCAGCCACATGCTCCGCCGCGAGGCGTTCGAGTCGATCGGTGGCTTCGACGAGTCGATGCCGCGCGGCGTCGACTGGGAGTTCACCATCCGACTGGCCCGCGAGTGGACCGTCGAGTACGTCGACGACTGCCTGACGCGGCGCACCTTCCACGAGGGGAACCTCTCGGAGTCGCCCGACCAGTCGTTCGTCCACCGACTGATCTGGGAGCGACACGGCGACGAGATTCGCCAGCACCCCGGGATCGAACGCGGCTTCCGTCAGGACTTCGACCGGATGTTGCTCCTGCGTGCCCTCAAGGACGGCGAGTGGTCGCGGGCGACCCGGTACGGCCTCCGGGCCCTCCGCAGACAGCAGGACCGCCGCGCGCTCCTCATGTTCGGACTCGGCGTGGCCGGGCCACTCGGCTACCGGGTCGCCGCTCCGCTCCGCCGAACTGCGGTGGATCGCGCCACCGCCTTCGACTACCCGGACTGGGCGACCGTGGCGGCGATCGCCCCCGAGTCGGCGTCGGAGCCGGAGTATGCGGCGGCTAATTAA